From Candidatus Angelobacter sp., the proteins below share one genomic window:
- a CDS encoding SpoIIE family protein phosphatase: MSTTLIHRKPFIEWGVASQPIPGQTISGDLHLVKTFGHGALAAVVDGLGHGDEATAAARVAVAVLGENVDQSVITLVKRCHDALIKTRGAVMTVASFNVLDSSVSWLSVGNVEGFFMRSDTKATPPSESAFLRGGVVGYQLPALRASVIAVSPGDVLVLASDGIRSGFEQCVIPTDTPQQIADRVMGQHFKGNDDALVLVVRFLGTSHE; encoded by the coding sequence GTGAGCACGACCCTGATTCATCGAAAGCCGTTTATCGAGTGGGGGGTTGCCTCCCAGCCAATTCCCGGACAAACCATTTCCGGCGATTTGCATCTGGTCAAGACGTTCGGCCACGGTGCTCTTGCCGCTGTCGTGGACGGACTGGGGCACGGTGATGAGGCGACTGCCGCTGCCAGGGTCGCGGTAGCCGTCCTTGGGGAAAATGTGGATCAGTCCGTCATTACGCTCGTCAAGCGATGTCACGACGCCCTGATCAAGACCCGGGGTGCGGTGATGACCGTCGCCTCGTTCAACGTGCTCGACAGCTCGGTGAGTTGGCTGAGTGTCGGTAACGTCGAAGGATTCTTCATGCGCTCGGACACGAAGGCCACCCCGCCGTCTGAATCCGCCTTCCTGCGTGGCGGTGTCGTGGGTTATCAGCTGCCGGCCCTGCGTGCCAGCGTCATTGCGGTTTCGCCGGGCGATGTTCTGGTGCTGGCCAGCGATGGCATCCGCAGTGGTTTTGAACAATGTGTGATCCCGACGGATACTCCTCAACAAATCGCCGACCGGGTCATGGGGCAACACTTCAAAGGCAACGACGATGCCCTGGTGTTGGTCGTTCGCTTCCTCGGAACGAGCCATGAATGA
- a CDS encoding STAS domain-containing protein: MEAKQSSKQEVAMKSAAKRKENHKSQLTDIHPPETSAALLRELVAHLRQNRTQLREEWARRITDAQLLIAMSKEEIFSEATSVYDNYVEVLETGSVEALQAYARNLSERIIPRGVETHEVLGIVLLLRDVLARSLFKKYQADFELLNRVLDAYEPAANRIANTVGVSFVQERERIIRQQQEAIRELSTPVLQVRERLLILPIIGVIDAQRARQLTEQLLRGIRQNRAKVVVIDITGVPTIDSTVANHLVQTVEASRLMGASVIITGLSSEIAQTLVTIGVDLSKMNAVGDLQGGIEEAERLLGYKVIMTGEANLAEQPA; the protein is encoded by the coding sequence ATGGAAGCCAAACAGTCAAGCAAGCAGGAGGTGGCCATGAAGTCAGCAGCCAAACGCAAAGAAAACCACAAATCCCAACTTACCGACATACATCCCCCGGAAACCAGCGCTGCGCTCCTGCGCGAACTGGTGGCGCACCTGCGCCAGAACCGCACCCAACTCCGCGAGGAGTGGGCCCGCCGCATCACTGACGCACAACTGCTCATCGCGATGAGCAAAGAGGAAATCTTCTCCGAGGCGACTTCGGTGTATGACAATTACGTCGAGGTCCTCGAAACCGGCAGCGTCGAGGCGCTGCAAGCGTACGCGCGCAATCTCTCCGAACGCATCATTCCGCGCGGCGTCGAAACCCACGAGGTCCTTGGCATCGTGCTGCTGCTGCGCGATGTGCTCGCGCGGTCGCTGTTCAAAAAATACCAGGCCGACTTCGAGCTGCTCAACCGCGTGCTCGACGCCTACGAGCCCGCAGCCAACCGCATCGCCAATACGGTGGGGGTGAGCTTCGTGCAGGAGCGCGAGCGTATCATCCGTCAACAGCAGGAGGCGATTCGCGAGTTGTCCACGCCCGTGCTGCAGGTGCGCGAACGTTTGCTGATTCTGCCGATCATCGGCGTCATCGACGCCCAGCGCGCACGCCAGTTGACTGAACAATTGCTGCGCGGTATCCGCCAGAACCGCGCCAAAGTCGTGGTGATCGACATTACCGGCGTGCCGACGATCGACTCGACCGTGGCCAACCACTTGGTCCAAACCGTCGAAGCCTCCCGACTCATGGGCGCCAGCGTCATCATTACGGGCTTGTCGTCGGAAATCGCCCAGACGCTGGTCACTATTGGCGTCGATTTGAGCAAGATGAACGCGGTTGGCGACCTGCAAGGCGGCATCGAAGAGGCCGAGCGCCTGCTGGGCTACAAGGTCATCATGACCGGGGAAGCGAATCTCGCGGAGCAACCCGCGTAA
- a CDS encoding PAS domain S-box protein — translation MNESLQKFSGQYQTALQDYLADEGEESLHEAYELGRHAVAEGLGVLDIAKIHQQVSLALLMPAFASGKGKRQAHAVEGFLMEALSPFEAHHRGFREANALLRELNETLEHRAAELAATNRELSHEITRRKASEEMWKRYESIVNTSREFLTLVGSNYRYEAANDAYCQAHRKSREEILGSSVEDVWGGTAFWTIIKGHLDHCFSGEEVHYQAWFEVAAFGRRFFDVSYYPYQQKTTVTHAIVVTRDVTDRWRAERALRESEEQFRTLMHSAIDAIILADSDGRVIACNQAARTMFGRAREEIVGHPLGLLVPDEQRGARESEINRIRQDEPTRLIGKTVEMHGIRKNGNQFPIELSLASWQTESGRFYCGIIRDITERKRAEEALRKSEEHYRTLFNEAKAMQEKLRVLSSKILHAQEEERKRISRELHDEVGQALTAISVNLQLLKRKAAKADDGLDATVAETQSILEQTMHNVHRFSYELRPAMLDDLGLVIALRWYIKGFAKRTSIKVNFRADAGVEQLQNESKTVIYRVIQESLTNVYKYADAERAAVLIRWTGDGARLTVKDNGRGFQPDQLDLSSREKSGLGLMGMEERLRLVNGQFAVKSAPGKGTTIRALIPFQPESDKSRSIKPGS, via the coding sequence ATGAATGAGTCGTTGCAAAAGTTTTCCGGGCAATATCAGACGGCCCTGCAAGATTACCTCGCGGACGAAGGCGAGGAATCGTTGCACGAAGCCTACGAACTTGGACGGCATGCCGTCGCCGAGGGTTTGGGCGTGTTGGACATTGCCAAAATCCACCAGCAAGTGTCGCTTGCACTGCTGATGCCTGCGTTCGCCTCGGGTAAAGGCAAGAGGCAGGCGCATGCGGTGGAAGGCTTTCTCATGGAAGCCCTGTCGCCGTTCGAAGCGCACCACCGCGGTTTCCGCGAGGCGAACGCGCTGTTGCGGGAATTGAACGAGACCTTGGAACATCGAGCGGCTGAACTCGCGGCCACGAACCGCGAACTGAGCCATGAAATCACGCGACGCAAGGCGTCCGAGGAGATGTGGAAACGATATGAATCCATCGTCAACACGTCGCGCGAATTTCTCACCCTGGTCGGCTCGAATTACCGTTACGAGGCCGCCAACGACGCCTACTGCCAGGCGCACCGCAAGAGCCGCGAAGAGATTCTCGGTTCCTCGGTGGAGGACGTTTGGGGTGGCACCGCCTTCTGGACAATCATCAAAGGCCACCTGGATCATTGTTTCAGCGGCGAAGAGGTGCATTACCAGGCCTGGTTCGAGGTCGCCGCGTTCGGGCGCAGGTTTTTTGATGTCAGCTATTATCCGTACCAACAGAAGACGACCGTGACGCACGCCATCGTGGTCACTCGTGATGTAACCGACCGTTGGCGGGCCGAGCGGGCGCTGCGGGAAAGCGAAGAACAGTTCCGCACTCTGATGCACTCGGCCATCGACGCCATCATTCTGGCGGACAGCGACGGTCGCGTCATCGCCTGCAACCAGGCGGCCCGGACGATGTTCGGGCGGGCACGGGAGGAGATTGTCGGCCACCCGCTCGGCCTGCTCGTGCCGGATGAACAACGCGGCGCCCGTGAGTCCGAAATCAACCGTATCCGGCAAGACGAACCGACGCGACTAATCGGCAAGACGGTAGAGATGCACGGTATCAGAAAAAACGGAAATCAATTCCCGATCGAGCTGTCCCTCGCGTCGTGGCAAACCGAAAGCGGCCGGTTCTATTGCGGCATCATCCGTGACATCACCGAACGCAAACGAGCCGAGGAAGCGCTCCGAAAAAGCGAAGAACACTACCGCACCCTGTTCAACGAGGCGAAGGCGATGCAAGAGAAGTTGCGCGTCCTTTCGAGCAAGATTCTCCACGCCCAGGAAGAGGAGCGGAAACGGATCAGTCGCGAACTGCACGACGAGGTCGGCCAGGCGCTTACGGCCATCAGTGTGAACCTGCAGCTGTTGAAGCGGAAGGCAGCGAAGGCGGACGACGGACTGGACGCGACTGTTGCTGAAACCCAAAGCATCCTCGAGCAGACCATGCATAACGTCCACCGTTTCTCCTATGAATTGCGCCCGGCCATGTTGGACGACCTCGGCTTGGTGATCGCGTTGAGGTGGTACATTAAAGGGTTTGCGAAGCGGACTTCCATCAAGGTCAACTTCCGTGCCGACGCCGGAGTGGAACAGCTTCAAAACGAATCGAAGACCGTCATTTACCGGGTCATCCAGGAAAGCCTGACCAACGTTTACAAGTATGCCGACGCCGAACGCGCTGCCGTGCTCATCCGCTGGACCGGCGACGGCGCCAGGCTGACAGTCAAAGACAACGGCAGAGGGTTTCAACCCGACCAGTTGGACCTGAGTTCGAGGGAGAAGAGCGGCCTCGGCCTCATGGGCATGGAGGAACGCCTGCGCCTGGTCAACGGACAGTTCGCGGTCAAGTCGGCGCCCGGCAAGGGAACGACGATCCGCGCGCTGATCCCGTTTCAACCCGAAAGCGACAAATCCCGCTCAATCAAACCAGGAAGCTGA
- a CDS encoding response regulator: MNIPEYNILLVEDDPNEVFLMQRAFQKANLKTPLFVVRDGQEAIDYLDRQGKFADTTRFPEPSLMLLDLKMPRKNGFEVLAWVRQQPGLRRLVVVVLTSSNQSADIDRAYDLGTNSYTVKPGDFEMMIDLVKTFDSYWGRLNHSPDLRPDTASVPLQLVS, from the coding sequence ATGAACATCCCGGAATATAATATTTTGTTGGTGGAAGATGACCCGAATGAGGTCTTCCTGATGCAGAGGGCGTTTCAGAAGGCCAATTTGAAGACCCCCTTATTCGTGGTGCGCGACGGCCAGGAGGCAATCGATTATCTGGACAGGCAGGGCAAGTTCGCGGACACAACGCGTTTCCCCGAGCCAAGCTTGATGCTCCTGGACCTGAAGATGCCGCGCAAGAATGGATTCGAAGTGCTCGCGTGGGTCCGACAACAACCGGGCTTGCGGCGATTAGTTGTCGTCGTGCTGACTTCTTCCAACCAGAGTGCGGACATTGACCGGGCTTACGACCTTGGAACCAATTCCTATACGGTCAAACCGGGGGATTTTGAAATGATGATCGACCTGGTCAAAACGTTCGACTCATATTGGGGGCGGCTGAACCACAGCCCCGACCTGCGGCCGGACACAGCGTCGGTACCTTTGCAACTCGTCTCGTAA
- a CDS encoding PAS domain S-box protein, whose amino-acid sequence MDKARILVVEDESLLAEDIQDRLKGIGYDVVALAYTSEEALAQAALVRPDLALMDIRLKGQTDGIETARVLRERFNVPVIYLTGEADDATLERAKSTEPLGYLLKPIEEKRLHSTIEIALYKYKMERRLRRIERWFVTTLKNIGDAVLVTDLQARVTFMNSEAERLTGWDSPEAAGRPLSEIYRTVNPETREKLESLAPQALLEGIVAGSADRALLISRKGAETPVDESAAPVRDATGCVTGVVLTFRDISGRQRAERALYESEERFRLLVEGVQDYAIFMLDPAGCVASWNAGAERLLGYRSDEILGANLARFYTATEARRGRPKQNIELAKIQGRSEDEGWRVRKDGSRFQANVIITALRDDHGRLLGYAQVTRDITGLKQAEKELMDSREQLRALAAYLQSVREEERTRIAREVHDELGQALTGLKMDLAWLQKRFSEANHPLSLRALRQKTREMPDVVDAIISTVRKIATELRPGVLDDLGLEAAIEWQIQDFQKRTGIKCEFSSNLNDARLGPDRATAVFRIFQETLTNIVRHANATRVKIKLEASRGRLILRVEDNGRGVAARDLSGAKSLGLLGMRERATMLDGEVTIVGRRGKGTTVGLRIPLARPGERTAT is encoded by the coding sequence ATGGATAAGGCGCGCATTCTGGTCGTGGAAGACGAGAGTCTCCTCGCCGAGGACATTCAGGACCGGCTGAAAGGCATTGGGTATGACGTTGTCGCCCTGGCTTACACGAGTGAAGAGGCGCTGGCACAGGCAGCCTTGGTGCGTCCGGATCTGGCGCTGATGGACATCCGCCTCAAGGGTCAGACGGACGGAATCGAAACCGCGCGAGTCCTTCGGGAGCGATTCAACGTACCCGTGATTTACCTGACAGGCGAGGCTGACGACGCGACGCTGGAACGGGCGAAGTCAACCGAGCCGCTGGGCTACCTCCTCAAACCGATCGAGGAAAAGCGCCTCCACTCCACGATCGAGATCGCATTGTACAAATATAAAATGGAACGACGGCTCCGGCGCATCGAGCGCTGGTTTGTCACCACGCTCAAAAACATTGGCGATGCCGTGTTGGTGACAGACCTTCAGGCGCGCGTCACGTTTATGAACTCGGAAGCCGAAAGGCTCACTGGTTGGGACTCTCCCGAAGCGGCCGGCCGGCCTTTGAGCGAAATATATCGGACCGTGAATCCGGAAACGCGCGAGAAATTGGAAAGCCTGGCACCCCAGGCTTTGCTGGAAGGCATTGTGGCCGGGTCCGCTGATCGTGCCTTGTTGATATCGCGAAAGGGCGCCGAAACACCCGTTGACGAAAGTGCCGCGCCCGTTCGCGACGCGACGGGATGCGTCACCGGCGTTGTGCTGACCTTTCGCGACATCAGCGGGCGACAGCGGGCCGAACGGGCCTTGTATGAAAGCGAGGAACGATTCCGCCTCCTCGTGGAGGGCGTGCAGGACTATGCGATTTTCATGCTCGATCCGGCAGGGTGTGTGGCGAGCTGGAACGCCGGCGCGGAGCGGCTCCTTGGCTACCGTTCCGACGAAATTCTCGGCGCGAATCTGGCAAGGTTCTACACTGCGACGGAGGCGCGGCGCGGCAGGCCAAAGCAGAACATCGAGCTGGCGAAGATTCAGGGGCGCTCCGAGGATGAAGGGTGGCGTGTGCGCAAGGATGGCTCGCGTTTCCAGGCGAACGTCATCATCACGGCGCTGCGCGACGACCACGGCCGTCTGCTTGGCTACGCGCAGGTCACGCGCGATATCACGGGCCTGAAACAGGCCGAAAAGGAACTGATGGATTCGCGCGAACAATTACGCGCGCTGGCGGCCTACTTGCAGTCCGTGCGGGAGGAAGAACGCACGCGCATTGCCCGCGAAGTGCATGACGAACTGGGTCAGGCGCTGACCGGTCTGAAGATGGATCTCGCCTGGCTGCAGAAGAGGTTCTCCGAGGCAAATCACCCGCTGTCGTTGCGCGCGTTGCGGCAAAAGACCCGCGAAATGCCCGATGTCGTGGACGCGATCATCAGCACCGTCCGCAAGATTGCCACCGAGCTGCGGCCGGGCGTGCTGGACGATCTGGGTCTGGAAGCGGCCATTGAATGGCAGATACAGGATTTTCAAAAACGGACCGGGATCAAGTGCGAGTTTTCCTCCAATTTGAATGACGCGCGCCTCGGTCCGGATCGTGCCACCGCCGTATTCCGCATTTTTCAGGAAACGCTCACGAATATCGTCCGCCACGCCAACGCCACGCGCGTGAAGATCAAACTCGAAGCCAGCCGCGGCCGGCTGATCCTGAGGGTCGAAGACAACGGGCGTGGCGTCGCTGCGCGCGATCTTTCCGGAGCGAAATCACTCGGCCTGCTTGGAATGCGCGAACGCGCCACAATGCTCGATGGAGAAGTCACCATCGTCGGCCGGCGTGGCAAAGGAACGACTGTCGGCCTGCGCATCCCACTTGCGCGGCCCGGGGAGAGAACCGCCACCTGA
- a CDS encoding PAS domain S-box protein: MDDLLNILIVDDNPEDRVLAMRELRREFPNAHFLPVTDAKTLSHSLASGACDLVVTDNQLRWTDGITVLVAVKVRWPDCPVIMFTGSGNEEVAVQAMKAGLDDYVLKSARHYPRLAAAAVLAWERGAQRRALRQAETRYQSLFDDVPVGLFRVAHDGRIVDANPALVEMLGYPGRETLLAVKVTSFFADAKERRALLESLNQSGVVRFFEAQFYRRDGKIIRTEVSARIIRNHHEQAIYYEGSLQDISARKEAERSLRESEARKGAILDSALDAVITIDDQGRIIEFNPAAEKMFGRARGDVTGRDLGQIIIPPASPDKHHRELHGHVATSQASMLGKRTETKGVRADGKEFPVELTVTRVNLEGPAMFTGFVRDITERKRAEKQLRDSREQLRALAAYLQSVREEERTRIAREVHDELGQALTGLKMDLAWIEKKMAEISDTDDLRRFEGKVKGLPGAADAIISKVRKIATELRPPVLDDLGLEAAVEWQVQEFERRTGIKCRFRCALKQIDLDSNRATAVFRIFQETLTNVVRHAEATEVNIQLREEDDRLILEVQDNGRGMTGREMSGTRSLGLLGMRERATMLDGEVNIIGRQGKGTTVGVCIPIHGPPESQKK; the protein is encoded by the coding sequence GTGGACGACCTCTTGAACATATTGATCGTGGACGACAATCCCGAGGATCGCGTCCTGGCAATGCGGGAGCTGAGACGGGAATTCCCGAATGCTCACTTCCTGCCGGTCACGGACGCGAAAACACTTTCCCATTCGCTTGCGTCAGGCGCCTGTGATCTGGTGGTTACCGATAACCAGTTGCGGTGGACTGACGGGATCACCGTCTTGGTGGCGGTCAAAGTCCGCTGGCCGGACTGTCCGGTCATCATGTTCACGGGTTCCGGCAATGAGGAAGTCGCCGTTCAAGCGATGAAGGCTGGGTTGGACGATTATGTTCTCAAGTCCGCCAGGCACTACCCACGCCTGGCGGCTGCGGCGGTTCTCGCATGGGAACGGGGCGCGCAACGTCGTGCGTTGCGGCAGGCGGAGACGCGGTATCAAAGCCTGTTCGACGACGTACCCGTGGGATTGTTTCGAGTTGCGCACGACGGGAGGATTGTGGACGCCAATCCGGCGCTTGTTGAAATGCTCGGATATCCGGGCAGGGAGACGCTGCTGGCGGTAAAGGTGACCAGCTTTTTCGCCGATGCTAAGGAACGGCGCGCCTTGTTGGAGTCTTTGAATCAGTCCGGGGTCGTCCGCTTCTTCGAGGCGCAGTTTTACCGCCGCGACGGAAAAATCATTCGAACCGAGGTCAGTGCGCGCATCATCCGCAACCATCACGAACAGGCGATCTACTATGAGGGAAGTCTTCAGGATATCAGCGCGCGCAAAGAGGCGGAGCGGTCGCTTCGGGAAAGCGAGGCGCGCAAAGGCGCGATTCTGGACTCCGCGCTCGACGCCGTCATCACCATCGACGACCAGGGACGAATCATCGAATTCAATCCGGCTGCGGAAAAAATGTTCGGCCGCGCACGCGGCGACGTGACAGGCAGGGACCTCGGGCAAATCATTATTCCACCTGCGTCGCCGGACAAACATCACCGTGAATTGCACGGGCATGTCGCAACCAGCCAGGCCTCGATGCTGGGTAAACGGACAGAGACGAAAGGTGTGCGCGCCGACGGCAAGGAGTTTCCTGTGGAACTGACGGTCACGCGGGTCAATCTCGAAGGTCCGGCAATGTTCACCGGCTTCGTGCGGGACATCACGGAGCGCAAACGCGCCGAAAAACAGTTGCGCGACTCGCGGGAACAATTGCGCGCGCTGGCCGCATATCTGCAATCTGTCCGGGAGGAGGAACGAACCCGCATCGCCCGAGAAGTTCACGACGAGTTGGGTCAGGCACTGACCGGGTTGAAAATGGACCTCGCCTGGATCGAGAAGAAAATGGCCGAGATTAGCGATACGGACGACCTGCGCCGGTTTGAAGGAAAGGTGAAGGGCCTGCCCGGCGCGGCGGACGCCATCATCAGCAAGGTGCGCAAGATCGCCACGGAATTGCGCCCCCCCGTGCTCGATGACCTGGGCCTGGAAGCGGCGGTGGAATGGCAGGTTCAGGAGTTTGAGAGGCGTACGGGCATCAAATGCCGTTTTCGCTGTGCCTTGAAGCAAATTGATCTCGATTCAAACCGTGCGACGGCGGTGTTCCGCATTTTCCAGGAGACGCTGACCAATGTCGTCCGACACGCCGAGGCCACTGAAGTGAACATTCAATTGAGGGAGGAGGACGACCGACTTATTCTCGAAGTGCAGGACAATGGGCGCGGCATGACCGGACGTGAAATGTCGGGCACGCGGTCACTTGGATTGCTGGGCATGAGGGAGCGTGCCACGATGCTGGATGGCGAGGTCAACATCATCGGCAGGCAGGGCAAAGGCACGACCGTGGGTGTGTGTATCCCGATCCACGGACCACCGGAAAGTCAGAAAAAATAA
- a CDS encoding STAS domain-containing protein — protein MHVPILKQGDYLIATIQSVLSDADLLQLRDDLADRVGQFRSRGVIVDVTVLDVIDSFATRTLRGVAHMLKLRGAETVIVGIQPDVAFAMVQLGLTLEGVGTALDLEEGLAFLSSRTKRGGGVWRSTTPVPSSKPKAPPGSRGKGGSGRHQ, from the coding sequence GTGCATGTTCCAATTCTCAAACAGGGCGACTACCTGATAGCCACCATTCAGTCCGTGCTGTCGGACGCCGATTTGTTGCAATTGCGGGACGATCTTGCCGACCGCGTCGGCCAGTTCCGCTCGCGCGGCGTCATCGTCGATGTGACCGTGCTGGACGTCATTGATTCCTTCGCCACGCGGACACTGCGGGGTGTTGCGCACATGCTGAAGCTGCGTGGGGCGGAAACGGTCATCGTCGGCATTCAACCGGACGTCGCGTTTGCGATGGTACAGTTGGGGCTGACACTGGAAGGTGTGGGCACGGCGCTCGATCTCGAAGAAGGGCTGGCGTTTCTCAGCTCCAGAACCAAGCGCGGCGGCGGTGTCTGGCGCTCGACGACGCCGGTTCCTTCCTCGAAACCCAAGGCGCCACCCGGGTCGCGGGGCAAGGGAGGCAGCGGCCGCCATCAATGA
- a CDS encoding anti-sigma regulatory factor: MNATGEEFCVPIKSAADIVVARQKGRALAVSLGFAGSDPTVIAAAISEVARNIVNHAKHGEIVLAGIHDSGRHGIQILARDEGPGIPDVEQAMQYGFSSGKGMGVGLPGAKWLMDDFDIQSQIGKGTKVTMRKWVH, translated from the coding sequence ATGAACGCCACGGGCGAGGAATTTTGCGTGCCGATCAAATCGGCGGCGGACATCGTTGTCGCCCGCCAGAAAGGGCGGGCGTTGGCGGTGTCACTGGGATTTGCCGGGAGTGACCCGACCGTCATTGCAGCTGCAATCTCCGAAGTGGCGCGCAATATTGTCAATCACGCCAAGCATGGAGAGATCGTGCTCGCGGGAATCCACGACAGCGGCCGACACGGCATTCAGATCCTTGCCCGCGACGAGGGACCGGGCATTCCAGACGTTGAACAGGCGATGCAATACGGATTTTCCAGCGGCAAGGGCATGGGCGTCGGACTGCCGGGCGCAAAATGGCTGATGGACGACTTCGACATCCAATCGCAAATCGGCAAGGGGACGAAGGTGACGATGCGAAAATGGGTCCATTGA